One Candidatus Thiopontia autotrophica genomic window, CCGGTTGTGGCAGGGGGACGCTTCTGTCGTTGCAGCAGCCCTGAGCCACGCATAAGCTGATGACCCAATCTCTGTAGTGCATAGCTCCATGTCACCAGCCCGGTACGCATAATCTTGATCAGACGGGGATCGGTTACATTGAGAAACTGCATAGAGATCCAACCTACCGGCTTGAACCACCGTTTGCGTTGACGTTTGAGGATGGTACGCATCTGTACAGTGACATCACCAAAATCAATATTGACCGGACATGGTGTTACGCAACGATGACAGATGGTGCAGTGGTCTGCCACATCATTCATCTCCTCAAAGTGGCGCAGCGAGATACCACGACGGGTCTGCTCCTCATAGAGCACCGCCTCAATCATCAGGCCAGTTGCAAGAATCTTGTTACGTGGGGAGTAGAGCAGATTGGCTGCCGGAACATGGGTGGTACAGACCGGTTTGCACTTGCCGCAGCGCAGGCAGTCCTTGACCATCTGGTTGAGGCTACCCAGATCATTAGCCTCCAGGATCAGCGCCTCCTGTGCCAACAGCTGCAGTGAGGGGGTGTAGGCATCCTCCAGCCCGGAACCGGCCATGAGCTTGCCACGATTGAAGTGCCCCTCTGGATCCACACGCTCCTTGTACCCCTTGAAGGCATCAATCTCTTTCTGATTCAGATAATGGATCTTGGTCAGGCCGATCCCATGCTCCCCCGAGATCACCCCACCCAGTGATTGGGCCAGCTCCATGATGCGGTCCACAATCCGCTCCGCCTCCTGCAGCATTTCATAGTTATTGGAGTGGACAGGAATGTTGGTATGGACGTTTCCATCACCTGCATGCATATGGGTGGCCACGAAGAGGCGGCGAGATTTTATCCTGGAGTGCAAGAGGTCAAACTCGTCTCTTAATTTAACCATCTCCTGACCGGAGAATATCTCCTTTAAAGGATGCTCTATCTCTCTCTTCCATGAGACTCTGAGATCACGGCGTTGTAGCAATCTAAACAGTGTGCGTGATTCAGAGAGATCTGGATCGCGCTCAATTTGGAGAGACCCATAACTGTTATCCATATTCTGTAACAGCAGGCTCCAACGTGTTTTTATCTGATCTATCAGTTCATTTGCAGCACTCTGTTTCGAGACCAGAATCTGCTGATGCTCCTCACTGTTATCACCTTGTGCCGTATGTCTGTTTATCTTCTTGATCAGCTCCTGAAGCTCATCAAGGCCACTCAGTTTGTTCTGGATAGATTGCTCAATATTTATCCGCTCTATACCATCCCCATAGTCAGCCAGGCGGTCCAGTGGAATTACCACATCCTCATTAATCTTGAATGCATTGGTATGGGCGGCAATTGCAGCTGTTCTGGATCTATCCAGCCAGAAATTTCTACGAGCCTCAGAGCTAACAGCAATAAATCCCTCTGCTCCACGCCTCTCTGCAGCATCAACCACAGAGTTAATTACATCCGTTAGCAGCTCATCACTCTCGCCACCAATATCGGCAAGCAGCACCATCTTTGGCAGATCTGGCCGCGCCGCCTTGGTGCTGTACTGGACAGCTTTCACATAACGCTCATCAAGGTGCTCTAGCCCAGATAGAACCACGCCTCTACTCTGCTTAATGATATCTATGGTTTCAACAATAGCAGGCACTGCTCTGTGCAGATCAGGATCAAAGAACTCGAGACAGAGGGTTCGTAGCTGCGGTGACTGTTTATGTAGCACAAACAGAGCTGATGTTATCAGTCCGTCGCAGCCCTCTTTTTGTGCACCCGGCAGACCTGCCAGAAATTTGTTTGTAACATCCTTGCCAAGTCCTGGCTTGCGCATCTGCTCTGATGGAATCTGCAGGATCTGTGGTTCACTCTTCTCTGTGATCCCATCTTTTTCAAAGAGCTGAATCCTGAATTCCGCATATGGCTGATCATGCAATTTCCCCAGATTATGGTTCAGCCTCTCTACCGCAAGCCACTCTGCCTGGGGTGTGACCATCTTCCAGGAAACAAGATTATCCAGTGTTGTGCCCCAGCGTACTGCCTTTTTGCCTCCGGCATTCATTGCAATATTGCCGCCAATGGTTGAGGCATCCTGTGAGGTTGGATCAACTGCAAAAGCAACTCCAGCAGCCTCTGCCGCCTCGCTTACCCTCCGGGTAACTACTCCAGACTCTACCTCGATGGTTGCTACAGGTTTGTCTACGCCCTGAATTTTGCGTTCAACAACCTGCCCCAGCTTCTCAAGTCGCTCAACATTGATAACAACACTATTGGCCTCAAGAGGTACGGCACTACCTGTATATCCTGTGCCTCCGCCTCGAGGAATTATGGTCAAAGCAAGATCAATGCAGGCCTCAACAACATCCCTGACCTCTTGTTCACTATCCGGGGTAACCACCAGAAACGGAAGCTCTACACGCCAGTCTGATGCATCAGTAGCATGAGATACACGGGCAAGACCATCAAACTGAATATTATCTTTTCTGGTAATGCGAGAGAGTCTCTTGAGAGTGCGCCTGCGCATCTCGGCCTGACAGCTGACCCATGACCTGAACTCATCAACCGCCTCTCTGCTCTTCTCTGCCAATTGAAGCGCAAGCTCATTACCATCGGCGCGGCTTACAATCTGATCCAGACGATGGTTGAGTGCATCAACAAGAGCGTTACGTCGACCTACGTTCTCAATCAGGTCGTCCTGAATGTATGGGTTACGACGTACGACCCAGATATCACCCAACACCTCAAACAGCATGCGCGCAGAACGTCCCGTCTGGCGCTGCCCTCGCAGTTCATCGAGCACATGCCACATCTCCTCTCCCAGAAAGCGAATAATAATTTCTCTATCTGAAAAAGATGTGTAGTTGTATGGAATCTCACGAATTCTGTGAGCTTGATGGATGGTCCCAGTCATAGGAGCATATGATACCGCAGGGAGGGGAAGTCAAAAAATAAAAACGGCTTCTGAAATCTCTTTCGGAAGCCGCAATATTGCCCTTTAATTATTATTATTGTATTTCGTCTTATTTTTCTTATTTTGCCGATACTGTCAGGTGTCCTCCAATATGCGGACAGCCAATATAATCATTAAGAAAACAGTTGTCAACCTATTGTTTTTATTATCGTTTTATAAGAATATCCTGATATTCTGGTTAATTACCTGGCCAGTCTCCCCCAACTATCCTTAAACATCTTCTCACAATCAGTATTGAATGATTCCTCCCCCCTGACCAGCAGGATATGAAACAGAAGATCTCCATACCCATTCAAAAAATAGAGTCCTCGCTGATTATCCCCTCTTGTGGAGAACCATACCTGAGCAACCTCTGCCCAATTAATATGAAGATGGAAATTATCATGCTCCAGGTTTAGCCAATCACCACGCCGTTCAAATTCAAGATTCTCAACCAACAGCTCTGATACTGCGCCGGCATCAGAGCGAACCACAACACGTAATTTTCCCCACTTCTCTGCAGATTGGAGAGCCTTGAGATGGTTTGCAGGGTCAACCATTGCTACCTCAAACAGGCCTGCCCTATCACCATCTGTCTGCATCTGTATAGCATCAAGGATCTCCCCCACCGGCCGCTTAAAATAGGTTGATGCCGCCCGCAAGGTGGCCTTTTGGTTTTCACTCAACCACTCTCGCACTACAGCCCCCCAACCATCAAGCCCCATACTTAACGAGTGGCCCGCCTTCTCTCCATCCCTAACATCACCAGTAAGAGCGTCATATTTATTTGAGTAGCCCCGCGGTGTCACCATCAGACCATGATTAACAGTAGTTGTATGGTTACCAACAAGCACTGTGGTCAACATGCCAATTTTGTAGTCAGCCATTTTGGCTAGTGTAGTTATCTGGATATCTTCCAGTGCACGATATGCCGACTTGACTATAGCCACGGGGGTTTCAGGATCCCGGTAACGCAGAAGTATTTTTTGAGCCTCGACAATCTGCTGGGTACGACGCCCACTCTTTGGGTTATAGAGGGCAACCACAAAATCACTGGAAGCTGCCGCCTCCACCCGGTTGGCAATGGTTGGCCAAGGGGTGAGCAGATCGGAAAGCGAGATCGAACAGAAGTCATGTGTCAGTGGCGCCCCAACCAGAGAGGCACAGGCAGATAGCGCTGTCACTCCAGGAACCACCTCAACCTTGATGTCGTCGTTACCCGGCATCCATCCAGACTGAAACAGAACCTCATAGGTTGGCCCTGCCATACCATATACACCTATATCACCTGATGAGATCAGGGCAACTGTCTTCCCCATTTTTGCATGCTCATAGGCCTCGATACTGCGATCAACCTCCTCGGTCATCCCCTTTTTGATAACCTCCTTGCCGTCCAGCATCCCTTTTACCAGTTTGATGTAGGTGGAGTACCCAATCACAACATCCGACTCTTCAATGGCCTGACGTGCCCGGAGAGTCATGTTGGCTTGATCACCCGGACCAAACCCAACCATCAATATTTTTCCTCTGCTCATCCCTGTTCCTTTATCTCAACAACAGATATCGTGGCATTTTTTCCATCCTTGCCACGATACTTGTATTTTTCTATCAGCAGGTCATCCATCGTGGTCTCTGCCGCCAATATTGCAGCAGCCTCTGCCACTGCCGGGGTACCCATGTATTTCATTACCACATCCGAGGGGTTTGGAACCTCGACCTCAGAGAGCTGCTCTGCAGAAAAGTAGGTACACCTCCACCCATGGCTATCTGCCAATTGCAGGAGCGCAACCTCATCACTCTTCTTATCAATTGTTGCCATACCATCAACCTGATCATGGCTGGCATTTATCTGTTTCAGAGCGTTAGAGAGTGCGGTCTCAACAGTTTCGAGCGGGGTATTACGATCACATCCAACACCCAACATTAATCTCCTGGGTGGGCGATAGACAACCAGCCTCTCGTCCAACTGATCCCAAACAGCAGCTGGAATATCCTGATTTGTTACCCAGAGCAGCGACTTTATCTGGGTGAGATCAACATCCTCAAAACTGTCAAACAGATGAATATTTGCAGGAAGTGCGCTATCCCTTCTCCACCAATCTCTGCTCCCCGCCTCTTGCACAAAAGCAATTGGCTCCTCGTTCACCACATCCGCC contains:
- a CDS encoding DUF3683 domain-containing protein produces the protein MTGTIHQAHRIREIPYNYTSFSDREIIIRFLGEEMWHVLDELRGQRQTGRSARMLFEVLGDIWVVRRNPYIQDDLIENVGRRNALVDALNHRLDQIVSRADGNELALQLAEKSREAVDEFRSWVSCQAEMRRRTLKRLSRITRKDNIQFDGLARVSHATDASDWRVELPFLVVTPDSEQEVRDVVEACIDLALTIIPRGGGTGYTGSAVPLEANSVVINVERLEKLGQVVERKIQGVDKPVATIEVESGVVTRRVSEAAEAAGVAFAVDPTSQDASTIGGNIAMNAGGKKAVRWGTTLDNLVSWKMVTPQAEWLAVERLNHNLGKLHDQPYAEFRIQLFEKDGITEKSEPQILQIPSEQMRKPGLGKDVTNKFLAGLPGAQKEGCDGLITSALFVLHKQSPQLRTLCLEFFDPDLHRAVPAIVETIDIIKQSRGVVLSGLEHLDERYVKAVQYSTKAARPDLPKMVLLADIGGESDELLTDVINSVVDAAERRGAEGFIAVSSEARRNFWLDRSRTAAIAAHTNAFKINEDVVIPLDRLADYGDGIERINIEQSIQNKLSGLDELQELIKKINRHTAQGDNSEEHQQILVSKQSAANELIDQIKTRWSLLLQNMDNSYGSLQIERDPDLSESRTLFRLLQRRDLRVSWKREIEHPLKEIFSGQEMVKLRDEFDLLHSRIKSRRLFVATHMHAGDGNVHTNIPVHSNNYEMLQEAERIVDRIMELAQSLGGVISGEHGIGLTKIHYLNQKEIDAFKGYKERVDPEGHFNRGKLMAGSGLEDAYTPSLQLLAQEALILEANDLGSLNQMVKDCLRCGKCKPVCTTHVPAANLLYSPRNKILATGLMIEAVLYEEQTRRGISLRHFEEMNDVADHCTICHRCVTPCPVNIDFGDVTVQMRTILKRQRKRWFKPVGWISMQFLNVTDPRLIKIMRTGLVTWSYALQRLGHQLMRGSGLLQRQKRPPATTGKPEIKSQVVHFFHRPMPGSMSQKSPRALLGIEDRRYIPVLRNPETTSTESEAVFYFPGCGSERLFGEVEMASLSMLYALDVQTVLPPGYLCCGYPQRASGDEEKGHQISMGNRILFHRIANTLNYLDIKTVLVSCGTCMDQLMQYEFEKIFPGCRLLDIHEYLLKKGVKLEENSEKYLFHDPCHSPMKQFDSIQVASGLTGSKVQLSDRCCGESGTFAVTRPDIATQVKFRKEQELKKDISGLSSVEKILTSCPSCQQGLIRYQESTGLKVDYLVVEIVKKLHGDQWQQQFLDRVNGGGMEQVLL
- a CDS encoding cobalamin biosynthesis protein translates to MSVVSPRVALIAITKHGVSQMVALAAKMVSSDIEELTVVTSRKFASEVESVDCNKIIYQGAMRAQMASLMESFDQLLFFVSLGAVVRLAAPHLKSKDEDPGIVVVDDAGKFVIPVLSGHVGGANEYAEKIASILQATAVVTTASDVGKTIPVDILGRELGWKIEAPKINITRVSADVVNEEPIAFVQEAGSRDWWRRDSALPANIHLFDSFEDVDLTQIKSLLWVTNQDIPAAVWDQLDERLVVYRPPRRLMLGVGCDRNTPLETVETALSNALKQINASHDQVDGMATIDKKSDEVALLQLADSHGWRCTYFSAEQLSEVEVPNPSDVVMKYMGTPAVAEAAAILAAETTMDDLLIEKYKYRGKDGKNATISVVEIKEQG
- the cobJ gene encoding precorrin-3B C(17)-methyltransferase, giving the protein MSRGKILMVGFGPGDQANMTLRARQAIEESDVVIGYSTYIKLVKGMLDGKEVIKKGMTEEVDRSIEAYEHAKMGKTVALISSGDIGVYGMAGPTYEVLFQSGWMPGNDDIKVEVVPGVTALSACASLVGAPLTHDFCSISLSDLLTPWPTIANRVEAAASSDFVVALYNPKSGRRTQQIVEAQKILLRYRDPETPVAIVKSAYRALEDIQITTLAKMADYKIGMLTTVLVGNHTTTVNHGLMVTPRGYSNKYDALTGDVRDGEKAGHSLSMGLDGWGAVVREWLSENQKATLRAASTYFKRPVGEILDAIQMQTDGDRAGLFEVAMVDPANHLKALQSAEKWGKLRVVVRSDAGAVSELLVENLEFERRGDWLNLEHDNFHLHINWAEVAQVWFSTRGDNQRGLYFLNGYGDLLFHILLVRGEESFNTDCEKMFKDSWGRLAR